The DNA window GTGAATTCTACGAATCTATGCCGGGACTTGCTGGGTTAGACCCCAAGTTTTTTACTGAAACCATGATTGATTATCGAGAAGGTCGTCGTGCTACCACCATCATGGACCGCGTGGCTCGTGGTTTCACGGATGCAGAAATCAAGGCGATGGCACTTTGGTTTGCTGAACAGCCTGCTGAACAGTGGAATCCTAAGGAGCTTGCAAATGAACAATAATCTTCCTACTTTTTCACGCCGTGAACTGATTAAACACTTTGGCTTGGGTGCTGTCGCACTATCCGGATTATTTGGCGCAAGTCATCAAGCCTTTGCTAAAAACGCACAGCATGTCTTGGTTGTCGGCGGTGGTATTGGTGGTGCGACCTTTGCTAAATACTTACGATTCGCTGATTCAGATGTCAAAATTACCGTTATTGAGCCCAACAAGGAATACATTACGTGCCTGCGCACCAATGATGTCATGGTCGATTTGCATACCCTTGATGAATTAACTTTTAGCTATGACACCCTAAGAAATC is part of the Thiomicrospira microaerophila genome and encodes:
- a CDS encoding c-type cytochrome, encoding MKRLAPLFAAGLLALGAKAHATNDELRFDPEAMAWLCAPCHGTMGREFYESMPGLAGLDPKFFTETMIDYREGRRATTIMDRVARGFTDAEIKAMALWFAEQPAEQWNPKELANEQ